Proteins encoded in a region of the Streptomyces violaceoruber genome:
- a CDS encoding aldehyde dehydrogenase family protein — protein MSSYFTDLAQQYIDGEWRPGTGSWDIIDFNPYDNEKLASITIATVDEVDAAYRAAERAQRQWAATNPYARRAVFEKALRLVEEREAEIGEAIVAELGGTRLKAAFELHLAKEFLREAVHLALAPEGRIIPSPVDGKENRVYRVPVGVVGVISPFNFPFLLSLKSVAPALALGNAVVLKPHQNTPIVGGTLVAKILEDAGLPGGLLNVVVTDIAEIGDAFIEHPVPKVISFTGSDKVGRHVATACAANFKRSVLELGGNSALVVLDDADVDYAVDAAVFSRFVHQGQVCMAANRVLVDRAVADEFTEKFVAKVSGLKVGDPRDPSTVIGPVINSSQADALSGVVEQALAEGATALVRGSVTDNLVEPSVLTGLPADSALLRQEVFGPVAFLVPFDGEEEAVRLVNDTPYGLSGAVHTGDVERGVNFAKQIDTGMFHVNDGTVHDEPIVPFGGEKHSGLGRLNGDTMLDAFTTQKWISVQHGRSGFPF, from the coding sequence ATGTCGTCGTACTTCACCGACCTCGCCCAGCAGTACATCGACGGTGAGTGGCGTCCCGGCACCGGCTCCTGGGACATCATCGACTTCAACCCGTACGACAACGAGAAGCTCGCCTCGATCACGATAGCCACCGTCGACGAGGTCGATGCCGCCTACCGGGCCGCCGAGCGGGCGCAGCGGCAGTGGGCCGCGACGAACCCCTACGCGCGCCGCGCGGTGTTCGAGAAGGCGCTGCGCCTGGTGGAGGAGCGCGAGGCGGAGATCGGCGAGGCGATCGTCGCCGAGTTGGGCGGCACCCGCCTGAAGGCCGCCTTCGAACTGCACCTCGCCAAGGAGTTCCTGCGCGAGGCGGTCCACCTGGCACTCGCGCCCGAGGGCCGGATCATCCCCTCGCCCGTCGACGGCAAGGAGAACCGCGTCTACCGGGTGCCGGTCGGCGTCGTGGGCGTCATCAGCCCCTTCAACTTCCCCTTCCTGCTCTCCCTGAAGTCGGTCGCCCCGGCCCTCGCCCTGGGCAACGCCGTCGTCCTCAAGCCGCACCAGAACACCCCGATCGTGGGCGGCACGCTGGTCGCGAAGATCCTGGAGGACGCCGGGCTGCCGGGCGGCCTGCTCAACGTGGTGGTCACCGACATCGCGGAGATCGGCGACGCGTTCATCGAGCACCCGGTCCCCAAGGTGATCTCCTTCACCGGCTCCGACAAGGTCGGCCGCCACGTGGCCACGGCCTGCGCCGCGAACTTCAAGCGCTCGGTCCTCGAACTGGGCGGCAACAGCGCGCTGGTGGTGCTCGACGACGCCGACGTCGACTACGCGGTCGACGCCGCGGTCTTCAGCCGCTTCGTCCACCAGGGCCAGGTCTGCATGGCCGCCAACCGCGTGCTGGTCGACCGCGCGGTGGCCGACGAGTTCACCGAGAAGTTCGTCGCCAAGGTGTCGGGCCTCAAGGTCGGCGACCCGCGCGACCCGTCGACCGTCATCGGCCCGGTGATCAACTCCTCGCAGGCCGACGCGCTCTCCGGCGTGGTCGAGCAGGCGCTCGCCGAGGGCGCCACCGCCCTGGTGCGCGGCTCGGTCACCGACAACCTCGTCGAGCCGTCGGTCCTGACCGGCCTGCCCGCCGACTCGGCGCTGCTCCGGCAGGAGGTCTTCGGCCCGGTCGCCTTCCTCGTCCCCTTCGACGGGGAGGAGGAGGCCGTGCGCCTCGTCAACGACACGCCGTACGGGCTGAGCGGCGCCGTGCACACCGGGGACGTCGAGCGCGGCGTCAACTTCGCCAAGCAGATCGACACCGGCATGTTCCACGTGAACGACGGGACCGTGCACGACGAGCCGATCGTGCCCTTCGGCGGCGAGAAGCACTCCGGCCTCGGCCGCCTCAACGGCGACACCATGCTGGACGCCTTCACCACGCAGAAGTGGATCTCCGTGCAGCACGGACGGAGCGGCTTCCCCTTCTAG
- the rpsN gene encoding 30S ribosomal protein S14: MAKKSKIAKNEQRREIVARYAARRAELKEVLRRPSSTEAERLAAQRELRRQPRDASPTRVRNRDQIDGRPRGYVRVFGLSRVNLREQAHAGHLPGVRKSSW, encoded by the coding sequence ATGGCGAAGAAGAGCAAGATCGCGAAGAACGAGCAGCGCCGGGAGATCGTCGCGCGGTACGCGGCACGCCGGGCCGAGCTGAAGGAGGTCCTCCGCCGGCCCTCGTCGACGGAGGCCGAACGGCTCGCCGCCCAGCGGGAACTGCGCAGGCAGCCGCGCGACGCGAGCCCCACGCGGGTGCGCAACCGCGATCAGATCGACGGGCGCCCGCGCGGATACGTCCGGGTCTTCGGACTCTCCCGGGTCAATCTGCGCGAGCAGGCGCACGCCGGGCATCTTCCCGGGGTCCGCAAGTCGTCCTGGTAG
- a CDS encoding CobW family GTP-binding protein, translated as MSEPGRFPEPPVVIVGGLHADARRAAVARLLADVPGSVVLHHDLATAAAGTVVRTVRDATGILAAGEAPLVNDCACCALREDLVPELVRLAEAGGTPLAVVELWDSVEPKAMAEVVTAGGFTVAGVVTAVDPALVLPYLGNGDDLAEGGLAAAATDQRTVADTFARQLEYASVLALAEPLPGSPEADDEDRELLAQLHPTARRVPIGHGNPAGTPPAGPELARAALAGFDVEAAAAAQHPACALLPAEADAHGVATLVWHRRRPFHPERLYAALEDLTCAAARSRGRFWLAGKGDTLLHWDAAGGALCVESAGPWLASLPDAAWELVPPVRRAAAALDWHPEHGDRCQHLVFTSPGLDRDGLERLLESCLLTDAEYAAGQAAWDLLPPAFDTLLEV; from the coding sequence ATGAGCGAGCCGGGCCGCTTCCCCGAACCGCCGGTGGTGATCGTCGGCGGGCTGCACGCCGACGCGCGCAGGGCGGCCGTGGCCCGGCTGCTCGCCGACGTGCCCGGCAGCGTCGTCCTCCACCACGACCTGGCGACGGCCGCCGCGGGCACGGTGGTACGGACCGTCCGGGACGCCACCGGCATTCTCGCCGCCGGCGAGGCGCCCCTGGTCAACGACTGCGCGTGCTGCGCGCTGCGCGAGGACCTCGTGCCCGAGCTGGTCCGGCTCGCGGAAGCCGGGGGCACCCCGCTGGCGGTCGTCGAGCTGTGGGACTCCGTCGAGCCCAAGGCGATGGCGGAGGTGGTGACGGCGGGCGGCTTCACCGTCGCCGGTGTGGTCACCGCCGTCGATCCCGCGCTGGTGCTGCCCTACCTCGGCAACGGCGACGACCTGGCCGAGGGCGGTCTGGCCGCCGCGGCCACCGACCAGCGCACCGTCGCCGACACCTTCGCGCGGCAGCTGGAGTACGCCTCCGTCCTCGCACTCGCCGAGCCCCTCCCCGGCTCGCCGGAGGCCGACGACGAGGACCGCGAGCTGTTGGCCCAGCTGCACCCGACCGCCCGCCGGGTCCCGATCGGCCACGGGAACCCGGCGGGCACACCGCCGGCGGGTCCGGAGCTGGCGCGGGCCGCCCTCGCCGGGTTCGACGTGGAGGCCGCGGCGGCGGCCCAGCACCCGGCCTGCGCGCTGCTGCCCGCCGAGGCCGACGCGCACGGCGTCGCCACCCTGGTCTGGCACCGCCGCCGCCCCTTCCATCCGGAGCGGCTGTACGCGGCGCTCGAGGACCTGACCTGCGCCGCGGCCCGCAGCCGGGGGCGGTTCTGGCTGGCCGGCAAGGGGGACACGCTGCTGCACTGGGACGCCGCGGGCGGTGCCCTGTGCGTGGAGAGCGCGGGGCCGTGGCTCGCCTCGCTCCCCGACGCCGCGTGGGAGCTGGTGCCGCCCGTGCGCCGCGCCGCCGCCGCGCTGGACTGGCACCCCGAGCACGGCGACCGCTGCCAGCACCTGGTCTTCACCTCCCCCGGCCTTGACCGCGACGGTCTGGAACGGCTCCTGGAGTCCTGCCTGCTGACCGACGCCGAGTACGCCGCGGGGCAGGCCGCCTGGGACCTGCTGCCGCCCGCCTTCGACACCCTCCTGGAGGTCTGA
- a CDS encoding ATP-binding protein has translation MLEPLRQGLPPLDPAAVSNAASCALPPRYEAVREARRFTRRTLDGWDTGDRFDDVCLVVSELVTNALRHALPADTPRHDEQHGPVRLHLMRWTERLVCAVRDPSHDSPVARETDDFSAESGRGLFLVDSFSDSWGWHPLAGTLNGKVVWALFRI, from the coding sequence ATGCTCGAGCCGTTACGGCAGGGCCTTCCGCCACTCGACCCCGCGGCAGTGTCCAACGCCGCCTCCTGCGCCCTGCCGCCCCGGTACGAAGCGGTGCGCGAGGCCCGGAGGTTCACCCGCAGGACGCTCGACGGCTGGGACACCGGCGACCGCTTCGACGACGTCTGCCTCGTGGTCTCGGAACTCGTCACCAACGCCCTGCGCCACGCGCTGCCCGCGGACACCCCGCGCCACGACGAGCAGCACGGCCCGGTACGGCTGCACCTGATGCGCTGGACCGAGCGGCTGGTGTGCGCGGTGCGCGACCCCAGCCACGACAGCCCGGTGGCCCGTGAGACGGACGACTTCTCGGCGGAGTCGGGCCGGGGCCTGTTCCTCGTCGACTCCTTCAGCGACAGCTGGGGCTGGCACCCGCTGGCCGGGACGCTCAACGGCAAGGTGGTCTGGGCACTGTTCCGGATATAG
- a CDS encoding helix-turn-helix domain-containing protein produces the protein MLLGSQLRRLRETRGITREAAGYSIRASESKISRMELGRVSFKTRDVEDLLTLYGITDEQERASLLSLAKEANVAGWWHSYSDVLPSWFPTYVGLEGAASLIRAYEVQFVHGLLQTEEYARAVVRRGMKGAGEADVERRVALRLERQKHLVAENAPEFHIVLDEAALRRPYGDREVMRGQLQHLIEVSERPNVRLQVMPFGFGGHSGESGAFTLLSFPESDLSDVVYLEQLTSALYLDKQEDVTQYETALKELQQDSPGPDESRDLLRGLLQLS, from the coding sequence ATGCTGCTCGGATCACAACTCAGGCGACTGCGTGAGACGCGGGGGATCACGCGCGAGGCCGCGGGCTACTCGATCCGCGCCTCGGAGTCGAAGATCAGCCGGATGGAGCTGGGCCGGGTGAGCTTCAAGACGAGGGACGTCGAGGACCTGCTGACGCTGTACGGCATCACGGACGAGCAGGAGCGCGCCTCCCTGCTCTCCCTGGCCAAGGAGGCCAATGTCGCGGGCTGGTGGCACAGTTACTCGGACGTGCTGCCCAGCTGGTTCCCCACCTACGTGGGGCTGGAGGGCGCCGCCTCGCTGATCCGGGCCTACGAGGTGCAGTTCGTGCACGGCCTGCTGCAGACCGAGGAGTACGCCCGCGCGGTCGTCCGGCGCGGCATGAAGGGCGCCGGCGAGGCGGACGTCGAGCGGCGGGTGGCGCTGCGCCTGGAGCGGCAGAAGCACCTGGTCGCGGAGAACGCCCCCGAGTTCCACATCGTGCTCGACGAGGCCGCCCTGCGCCGCCCGTACGGCGACCGCGAGGTGATGCGCGGCCAGCTCCAGCACCTGATCGAGGTGTCCGAACGCCCCAATGTGCGCCTTCAGGTCATGCCGTTCGGCTTCGGCGGTCACTCCGGTGAGAGTGGCGCGTTCACGCTCCTCAGCTTCCCCGAGTCCGACCTCTCGGACGTCGTCTACCTGGAGCAGCTCACCAGCGCGCTGTACCTGGACAAGCAGGAGGACGTCACCCAGTACGAGACGGCGCTGAAGGAACTCCAGCAGGACAGCCCGGGGCCGGACGAGAGCCGGGACCTTCTGCGGGGACTCCTTCAACTCTCCTGA
- the rpmB gene encoding 50S ribosomal protein L28: MSAHCMLTGARPGFGNRISHSHRRTSRRFDPNIQTKRYWLPSENRHVRLRLSTKGIRTVDSIGVEAAVARIRARGVRI; this comes from the coding sequence GTGTCCGCCCACTGCATGCTGACCGGGGCCCGGCCCGGCTTCGGCAACCGCATCTCCCACTCCCACCGGCGCACTTCGCGCCGCTTCGACCCCAACATCCAGACCAAGCGCTACTGGCTGCCGAGCGAGAACCGGCACGTGCGGCTGCGGCTGAGCACGAAGGGGATCAGGACGGTCGACTCCATCGGCGTCGAGGCGGCCGTGGCGCGCATCCGTGCCCGCGGGGTGAGGATCTGA
- a CDS encoding DUF397 domain-containing protein, which produces MDHDVYDVYNGMAATQLHDAAWQKSRRSNSQGSCVEFARLPDGAVAVRNSRFPDGPALVYTRAEIEAMLLGVKDGEFDHLIAS; this is translated from the coding sequence GTGGACCACGACGTGTACGACGTGTACAACGGCATGGCCGCCACGCAGCTGCACGATGCGGCCTGGCAGAAGAGTCGGCGCAGCAACTCGCAGGGATCGTGCGTGGAGTTCGCGCGCCTGCCCGACGGCGCGGTGGCGGTACGCAACTCCCGCTTCCCCGACGGTCCCGCGCTCGTCTACACGCGCGCCGAGATCGAGGCCATGCTGCTGGGCGTCAAGGACGGCGAGTTCGACCACCTGATCGCGAGCTGA
- a CDS encoding PadR family transcriptional regulator, translated as MSAIRLLVLGAVRQHGRAHGYQVRNDLEYWGAHEWSNAKPGSIYHALKQMAKQGLLLAHEIAPSTAGGPPRVEYEITGQGTEEYLSLLRAYLTAYDQRPDVLTAALGFMVDLPREEALALLEERVRKIEQWRASVTEYYMPAEGPGQYGHIGEIMNYWVHSADSGAEWTRGLIERVRGGAYTFAGEGEPFVGVLAEGEENPFAAGRPHYGDAR; from the coding sequence ATGTCAGCGATCCGTCTCCTCGTGCTCGGCGCCGTCCGCCAGCACGGGCGGGCCCACGGCTACCAGGTGCGCAACGACCTGGAGTACTGGGGCGCGCACGAGTGGTCCAACGCCAAGCCCGGCTCGATCTACCACGCGCTGAAGCAGATGGCGAAACAGGGACTGCTCCTCGCGCACGAGATCGCGCCGTCCACGGCGGGCGGGCCGCCGCGGGTGGAGTACGAGATCACCGGGCAGGGCACCGAGGAGTACCTCTCCCTGCTCCGCGCCTACCTCACCGCCTACGACCAGCGGCCGGACGTGCTCACCGCGGCGCTCGGCTTCATGGTCGACCTGCCGCGCGAGGAGGCCCTCGCCCTGCTGGAGGAGCGGGTGCGCAAGATCGAGCAGTGGCGTGCCTCCGTCACCGAGTACTACATGCCCGCGGAGGGGCCCGGCCAGTACGGGCACATCGGCGAGATCATGAACTACTGGGTCCACTCGGCCGACTCCGGTGCCGAGTGGACCCGCGGCCTCATCGAACGCGTCCGGGGCGGCGCGTACACCTTCGCCGGTGAGGGCGAGCCGTTCGTCGGTGTGCTGGCGGAGGGGGAGGAGAACCCCTTCGCCGCGGGGCGGCCGCATTACGGGGACGCTCGCTAA
- a CDS encoding type B 50S ribosomal protein L31, whose product MRKGIHPEYRPVVFRDRAADYAFLTRSTMTSERTVEWEDGRTYPVVDVEVSHVSHPFYTGTARVLDTAGRVERFERRYGKQDGA is encoded by the coding sequence ATGCGCAAGGGAATCCACCCCGAGTACCGCCCGGTCGTCTTCCGGGACCGTGCGGCGGACTACGCCTTCCTCACCCGTTCGACCATGACCAGTGAGCGCACGGTCGAGTGGGAGGACGGCCGGACCTACCCGGTCGTCGACGTCGAGGTCTCCCACGTCAGCCACCCCTTCTACACCGGCACCGCCCGTGTCCTGGACACCGCCGGACGCGTGGAGCGCTTCGAGCGCCGGTACGGGAAGCAGGACGGGGCATGA
- the rpsR gene encoding 30S ribosomal protein S18 has translation MPRPRKADRTPARQRPNPLDRDGVTYVDYKDTELLRKFVSDRGKIRSRRVTRVTSQQQRQLARTIKNAREMALLPYGTR, from the coding sequence ATGCCCCGACCCCGCAAGGCCGACCGCACACCCGCCCGGCAGCGTCCCAACCCGCTGGACCGGGACGGAGTGACGTACGTCGACTACAAGGACACCGAGCTGCTGCGGAAGTTCGTCTCCGACCGCGGCAAGATCCGCAGCCGCCGCGTCACCCGGGTGACGTCCCAGCAGCAGCGGCAGCTGGCCAGGACGATCAAGAACGCGCGCGAGATGGCGCTGCTGCCGTACGGCACGCGCTGA
- a CDS encoding ATP-binding cassette domain-containing protein has protein sequence MADAAITVEGARKEYGSKSALDGLDLTVTRGTVHGVLGPNGAGKTTLVRILSSLLRPDAGRVEVAGHDVVAEAYAVRLRIGLLGQHAALDEELGGRQNLEMFGRLHHLGARGARARADELLVRFGLSDTGRKPVGAYSGGMRRRLDLAASLITEPEVLFLDEPTTGLDPRGRAEVWDSVRSLVGAGTTVLLTTQYLEEADQLADRISVVDAGRVVADGTADELKAATGGDRVDVVLRHAGHLGAAVALLPLTGVRVDPDRRLLSAPVTDRMAALSGVVRALEEAGIEAEDVALRRPTLDEVFLHLTDRTKEAA, from the coding sequence GTGGCCGACGCGGCGATCACCGTCGAAGGAGCACGCAAGGAGTACGGCAGCAAGAGCGCGTTGGACGGACTCGACCTCACGGTCACGCGCGGCACGGTGCACGGCGTGCTGGGTCCGAACGGAGCGGGCAAGACGACCCTGGTCCGGATCCTGTCCTCCCTGCTGCGGCCCGACGCCGGCCGCGTCGAGGTGGCGGGGCACGACGTCGTCGCGGAGGCGTACGCGGTGCGGCTGCGCATCGGCCTGCTCGGCCAGCACGCGGCGCTCGACGAGGAGCTGGGCGGCCGGCAGAACCTGGAGATGTTCGGCCGCCTGCACCACCTGGGCGCCCGGGGGGCACGCGCGCGTGCCGACGAACTGCTCGTGCGCTTCGGCCTCTCCGACACCGGCCGCAAGCCGGTCGGCGCCTACAGCGGGGGCATGCGCCGCCGCCTGGACCTGGCCGCGTCCCTCATCACCGAACCCGAGGTGCTCTTCCTGGACGAGCCGACCACCGGCCTGGACCCGCGCGGCCGCGCCGAGGTGTGGGACTCGGTCCGCTCCCTGGTCGGCGCCGGTACGACGGTCCTGCTCACCACCCAGTACCTGGAGGAGGCCGACCAGCTCGCCGACCGCATCTCGGTCGTCGACGCCGGGCGCGTCGTCGCCGACGGCACGGCGGACGAACTCAAGGCCGCCACCGGCGGCGACCGCGTCGACGTCGTCCTGCGCCACGCCGGCCACCTGGGCGCCGCGGTGGCCCTGCTGCCGCTCACCGGCGTCCGCGTGGACCCCGACCGCCGGCTGCTCAGCGCCCCCGTCACCGACCGCATGGCCGCGCTCTCCGGCGTCGTACGGGCGTTGGAGGAGGCCGGGATCGAGGCCGAGGACGTGGCGCTGCGCCGGCCGACCCTGGACGAGGTGTTCCTGCACCTCACCGACCGCACGAAGGAGGCCGCGTGA
- the rpmG gene encoding 50S ribosomal protein L33 — protein MARNELRPVIKLRSTAGTGYTYVTRKNRRNDPDRLVLRKYDPAAGRHVDFREER, from the coding sequence ATGGCACGCAACGAACTCCGTCCGGTCATCAAGCTCCGGTCCACCGCCGGGACCGGCTACACCTACGTCACCCGCAAGAACCGCCGCAACGACCCCGACCGGCTGGTCCTGCGCAAGTACGACCCGGCGGCCGGCCGCCACGTCGACTTCCGAGAGGAGCGCTGA